A single window of Solanum dulcamara chromosome 5, daSolDulc1.2, whole genome shotgun sequence DNA harbors:
- the LOC129889927 gene encoding ACT domain-containing protein ACR8 yields the protein MEWPAYLDEYEKLVFRMTTPRVMIDNAGCSNSTRVMVDSARKHGILLEAVQVLTDLNLSIKKAYISSDGRWFMDVFHVTDLDGNKLTDESVISYIEQSLGTIHFASAKCIDGLTALELTGTDRIGLLSEVFAVLSELECNVVEAKVWTHNGRIASLIYVKERDSGSPIEDTEKIDTIEARLRNVLKGDNDIRSAKTSVSVAVTHTERRLHQMMFTDRDYERKPIIRTNDNPIVSVLNCLEKGYSVINIHCKDRPKLLFDIVCTMTDMQYVVFHATLNTAGDRVHSEFFIRHTDGSPISSEAEKQRVILCLQAAIERRASEGVRLELCTGDKQGLLADVTRTFRENGLNVTRAEISTTSDNTALNVFYVTDAIGNPADSKIIEAVRQKIGLSDLKVKELPLIYHQKAEEREEPTGGVGGAMLLSLGSIVRKNLYNLGLIKSFS from the exons ATGGAGTGGCCTGCCTATTTGGATGAATATGAAAAGCTTGTTTTCAGAATGACTACTCCAAG GGTCATGATCGACAATGCCGGTTGTTCAAATTCCACTCGCGTTATG GTTGATAGTGCGAGAAAACATGGAATTCTTCTAGAAGCAGTTCAAGTTCTTACCGATCTGAATCTTTCCATCAAAAAGGCTTACATCTCGTCGGACGGCCGGTGGTTTATGGACG TGTTTCACGTTACTGACTTGGATGGAAACAAATTAACTGACGAAAGTGTCATTAGTTACATTGAACAG TCATTAGGGACAATTCATTTTGCAAGTGCAAAGTGTATTGATGGTTTGACAGCACTGGAGTTAACCGGGACGGATCGAATCGGTCTATTATCGGAGGTTTTTGCAGTACTCTCGGAATTAGAATGCAATGTTGTTGAAGCTAAGGTGTGGACTCACAATGGTCGAATTGCATcccttatttatgttaaggAACGGGATTCAGGGTCCCCGATTGAGGACACTGAGAAGATTGACACGATTGAAGCTCGTTTAAGGAATGTGCTCAAGGGGGATAATGATATCCGTAGTGCTAAAACATCGGTTTCTGTGGCTGTTACGCACACAGAAAGAAGGCTTCACCAGATGATGTTTACAGATCGCGATTATGAAAGGAAGCCAATTATTAGGACTAACGATAACCCTATTGTATCAGTGTTGAATTGCTTGGAAAAGGGTTATTCCGTTATAAATATTCACTGCAAGGATCGACCTAAGCTTTTGTTTGATATTGTTTGCACCATGACGGATATGCAGTATGTTGTGTTCCATGCCACACTTAATACAGCAGGGGACAGAGTACACTCG GAATTCTTCATTAGGCACACCGATGGAAGCCCAATTAGTTCAGAAGCTGAAAAACAGCGCGTCATTCTATGCCTACAAGCTGCAATAGAGCGAAGAGCATCTGAG GGAGTGAGGCTGGAGTTGTGCACCGGAGACAAGCAAGGACTATTAGCTGATGTAACACGAACTTTCCGTGAGAATGGCTTAAATGTGACAAGGGCTGAGATATCGACAACAAGTGATAACACAGCTCTGAATGTGTTCTATGTAACAGATGCTATTGGAAATCCAGCTGATTCGAAGATCATCGAGGCTGTTAGGCAGAAGATTGGATTGAGTGACTTGAAAGTGAAGGAATTGCCATTGATCTATCATCAAAAGGCAGAGGAGAGGGAAGAGCCCACAGGGGGTGTTGGTGGGGCAATGTTGCTCTCACTTGGTAGCATTGTAAGGAAGAATCTCTACAATTTGGGATTGATCAAGTCATTTTCTTGA